The genomic region ATGACAATGGAACAGGATCGCTGGTCACGCGTGAAGGGTCGGCTGCGCTCGAGTGTTGGCGAGGACGTGTACACGAGCTGGTTTGCACGCATGGATCTGGAAGGCGTGCAGGACGAGAGCGTGCGGCTCTCGGTGCCGACGCGCTTCCTGAAGAGCTGGATCCAGGCCCATTATGCCGAGCGCGTGCTGTCGTGCTGGCAGGCCGAGATGCCGGAAGTGCATCGCATCGACCTCACGGTGCGGTCCGCCGTGCGTCCGACGGCGCAGCCGAAGGAAGCGCCCGCGCCGGTCGAGGCGCGCCGCGCGCCGACGCCGGAATTGCGCTCGACGGCGACCGCGCCGGTCTCGGCCAATCACGACGCGCTCGGCGGCTCGCCGCTCGATCCGCGCCTGACCTTTGCGAGCTTCGTCGTCGGCCGCTCCAACACGCTGGCCCATGCGGCCGCGCGCCAAGTCGCCGAAGGGCGTCGCGGCGATCCCGTGATGTTCAACCCGCTCTACATCCACGCCGGCGTCGGCCTCGGCAAGACGCATCTCTTGCAGGCCGTGACTTGGGCCGGCAATTCCGGCAACGAGCGCAAGGTGCTGTATCTCACGGCCGAAAAATTCATGTACGGCTTCGTCGCCGCGCTGAAGACGCAGACGGCGCTGGCCTTCAAGGAAGCGCTGCGCGGCATCGACGTGCTGGTGATCGACGATCTCCAGTTCCTGCAGGGCAAGTCGACCCAGGCCGAGTTCTGTCACACGCTGAACGCGCTGATCGACGCCGGCCGCCAGGTCGTGATCGCGGCCGACCGTCCGCCGTCCGATCTCGAGAGCCTGGATGACCGCGTCCGCTCGCGGCTTGCCGGCGGGCTCGTGGTCGAGATGGGCTCGCTCGGCGAGGAGCTGCGCCACGGCATCCTGAAGTCGCGCGTCGCGGCGGCCCGCGCCCATCACGCCACGTTCGAGGTGCCCGAGGAGGTGCTGCATTATCTGGCGCGCACCATCACCCATAACGGCCGCGACCTCGAAGGCGCCATCAACCGCCTGCTCGCGCATTCCAAGCTCAACAACCGGCCGGTGACGCTGGAGATGGCCGAGCACGAGGTGCGCGACCTGGTGCGGCCGCAGGAGCCCAAGCGGATCAAGATCGAGGACATCCAGCGCGTGGTGGCACGGCAGTATAATGTCAGCCGCTCGGACTTGCTGTCCTCGCGCCGCACCGCCAACGTGGTGCGCCCGCGCCAGGTGGCGATGTATCTCGCCAAGACGCTGACCCTGCGCTCGCTGCCCGAGATCGGCCGCCGCTTCGGCGGACGCGACCACACCACGGTGCTGCACGCGGTGCGCAAGATCGAGGCGCTGGTCTCCAAGGACACCGCGCTGTCCGAGGAAGTGGAGTCGCTGAAGCGCCAGCTTCAGGAATAAAGGCCTAGGGCTCCCGCCCCGCTCCCGCCGCCCCGGCTTGCCTGGGCGGCGGTCTTCGTTTTGGGGCGGTAAATCGTGGGGAACTGGCCCCGCTCCCTTGAATCCGCGGGGCATCCGCGGCACCTTGCGCGACCCTGACGGCTTTGGTCATATCGGCGGGAATGATCCGGCTTGTCGGGGTCTTCGGTGCCGTGGCGCGCGTCCCGCCGCCCGGCCCTTCTCAACGCTGTGTTTTCCTAAGGGATCGGGCGAGTAGTGCAATGAAGGTTACGGTCGAACGCGCGCAATTGCTGAAGTCGCTGGGCCATGTCCACCGCGTGGTCGAGCGCCGCAACACGATCCCGATCCTCGGCAACGTGCTGGTGCGCGCCGAGAACGCGAAATTGTCGCTGAAGGCGACCGACCTCGACCTCGAGGTGACCGAGACGCTGCCGGCGGAAACCGCAACCGCGGGCTCCACCACCGTGCCGGCGCACATGTTCTACGACATCGTGCGCAAGCTGCCGGACGGCTCGCAGATCGTGCTGGAGGCCGACGGCGACCGCGCCGTGCTGGCAATCCGCGCCGGCCGCTCGCGCTTCACGCTGCAGACGCTGCCGGAGAACGATTTCCCCGATCTGGCCGCCGGCGACATGTCGCACTCGTTCTCGCTCGCCGCCAAGGACGTCAAGCGGCTGATCGACCGCACGCAGTTCGCGATCTCCACCGAAGAGACGCGCTATTACCTCAACGGCATCTATCTGCATGCCGCCGGCACGGCCAAGGCCGCCACCTTGCGCGGTGTCGCGACCGACGGCCACCGCCTCGCCCAGCTCGACCTGGTGCAGCCCAAGGGCGCCGAGGGCATGCCCGGCGTGATCGTGCCGCGCAAGACGGTCGGCGAGGTGCAGCGCCTGATCGAGGACACCGAGGCCGAGATGACGATCGAGCTATCGCAGGCCAAGATCCGCTTCACCATCGGCAACGTCGTGCTGACCTCGAAACTGATCGACGGCACCTTCCCCGATTACGGCCGCGTCATTCCGCAAGGCAACGACAAGGAGCTCGTCGTCGACAAGAAGGATTTCGAGAACGCGGTCGACCGCGTCTCGACCATTTCGAGCGAGCGCGGCCGCGCGGTCAAGCTGTCGCTGTCGGCGGGCAAGCTGGTGCTGTCGGTGACCAACCCGGATTCCGGCAGCGCGACCGAAGAGCTCGAGGTCGAATACGCCTCCGACGCGCTCGATATCGGCTTCAATTCCCGTTATCTGCTCGACATCGCCGCCCAGATCGAAGGCGACGTCGCAACGCTCCGCCTCGCCGACCCCGGCTCGCCGACACTGGTGCAGGACCGCGACGACAAGAGCGCGCTGTATGTGCTGATGCCGATGCGGGTGTGAGGGGCGTGGCCTTCCTCTCGCGACACCTACTGTGTGGAGACAACCCCTCACCCGGCTTCGCTGCGCGAAGCCACCCTCTCCCACAAGGGGAGAGGGTGAAGCGACAGCCGTCAAAACAAGCAGGATGCAGGTTGCTGTGCCCTCTCCCCTTGTGGGAGAGGGCAGCTCCGCTGGAGGACACAGACTCGGTGGGGTGAGGGGTTAGTGCCGCAGGATCCGTCCCATCGGCCCGTGTCCAAACATCTCCGCCAATTCGCGAAGAACATGCGACATGAGCCGACGGATGCTGAAGCTGCGATGTGGCGCTTGCTGAGGGATCGCCGCTGTCCGCGTTCAAGTTCCGCCGGCAGGTGCCGTTCAAGAATTTCATTCTCGATTTCGTCTGTTTCGAGAAGCGTCTGGTGATCGAGATCGACGGGAGCCAGCACGTGGAATCGCGGCGTGACGCAGTTCGCGAAGCCGCGCTATCCGCAGAGGGGTTTTCGATCGCGCGCTACTGGAACAATGACGTGCTGCAACAGCCCACCTCTGTGTTGGAGGATATCCTTGCAAAGCTTGCCGGGCGGTAAGATACCCCTCACCCGTCGCCTCACTTCGTGAGGCGCCACCCTCTCCCACAGGGGGAGAGGGGAAGAATCGCGTCCATGACAAAGAACCGATGACCTCCTCCCGCATTCATCGCCTGACGCTGACGCATTTCCGCAATTACCGGGCGGCGGGGCTCGAGACGGCGGCTGACCTGGTGGCGCTGGTCGGGCCGAACGGGGCGGGCAAGACCAATTGCATCGAGGCGATCTCGTTCCTGTCGCCGGGCCGCGGCCTGCGCCGGGCGACCCTGGAGGATGTCGCCGACAACCAGGGCGACGGCTCCTGGGCGGTGTCGGCGCAGGTCGAGGGCGCGCTGGGGCTGGCCACGCTCGGCACCGGCATCGATGCGCCGCGCGCGGACGCCGCGGTGAGCCGGCGCTGCCGCATCGACCGCGAGCCGGTGGGTTCGGCGAGCGCCTTCGGCGATCATATCCGCATGGTGTGGCTGACGCCGGCGATGGACGGGCTGTTCATGGGCGCGGCATCGGAGCGCCGGCGCTTCTTCGACCGCCTCGTGCTCGCCATCGACAGCGAGCATTCCAGCCGGATCAACGCGCTCGAGCGTTCCTTGCGTTCGCGCAACCGCCTGCTGGAGACGCGCAATTACGACGACCATTGGTGCGACGCGATCGAGCGCGAGACCGCCGAGCTTGCGGTCGCGGTGGCGGCCACGCGCGGCCAGACCGCGGCAAGGCTCACCGGCATGCTCAACGCCCGCGCGCAACAATCCGCCTTCCCCTCGGCGCAAATCGCGCTCGACGGCTGGATGGAGAATGCGCTGCTGACGGAGACCGCGACCTCGGTCGAGGACCGCTACCGCCAGATCCTGCGCGACAACCGCCCGCGCGATGCGATCGCCGGCCGTACCACCGACGGCCCGCATCTCACCGACCTCGAGGTCGTCTATGCGCCGAAGAGCATGCCGGCGCGCGATGCCTCGACCGGCGAGCAGAAAGCGCTGCTGATCGGCCTCGTGCTGGCGCATGCGAGCCTGGTCGCCGAGATGACCGGCATCGTGCCGCTGCTGCTGCTCGACGAGGTGGTTGCGCATCTCGATCCGAACCGCCGGGCGGCGCTGTTCGACGAGCTGAAGAAGCTCGGCGCGCAGGTGTGGCTGACCGGTGCGGATCCCGCCGCCTTCGCCGAGATCGGCGCAGGGAGCGAAGTGTTTGACGTCGAGAGCGGACGAGTCTCGGCCCGCAGCTAGGCCGCCGCATTGAACCCGCTC from Bradyrhizobium sp. CB1015 harbors:
- the recF gene encoding DNA replication/repair protein RecF (All proteins in this family for which functions are known are DNA-binding proteins that assist the filamentation of RecA onto DNA for the initiation of recombination or recombinational repair.), with translation MTSSRIHRLTLTHFRNYRAAGLETAADLVALVGPNGAGKTNCIEAISFLSPGRGLRRATLEDVADNQGDGSWAVSAQVEGALGLATLGTGIDAPRADAAVSRRCRIDREPVGSASAFGDHIRMVWLTPAMDGLFMGAASERRRFFDRLVLAIDSEHSSRINALERSLRSRNRLLETRNYDDHWCDAIERETAELAVAVAATRGQTAARLTGMLNARAQQSAFPSAQIALDGWMENALLTETATSVEDRYRQILRDNRPRDAIAGRTTDGPHLTDLEVVYAPKSMPARDASTGEQKALLIGLVLAHASLVAEMTGIVPLLLLDEVVAHLDPNRRAALFDELKKLGAQVWLTGADPAAFAEIGAGSEVFDVESGRVSARS
- the dnaA gene encoding chromosomal replication initiator protein DnaA, whose translation is MTMEQDRWSRVKGRLRSSVGEDVYTSWFARMDLEGVQDESVRLSVPTRFLKSWIQAHYAERVLSCWQAEMPEVHRIDLTVRSAVRPTAQPKEAPAPVEARRAPTPELRSTATAPVSANHDALGGSPLDPRLTFASFVVGRSNTLAHAAARQVAEGRRGDPVMFNPLYIHAGVGLGKTHLLQAVTWAGNSGNERKVLYLTAEKFMYGFVAALKTQTALAFKEALRGIDVLVIDDLQFLQGKSTQAEFCHTLNALIDAGRQVVIAADRPPSDLESLDDRVRSRLAGGLVVEMGSLGEELRHGILKSRVAAARAHHATFEVPEEVLHYLARTITHNGRDLEGAINRLLAHSKLNNRPVTLEMAEHEVRDLVRPQEPKRIKIEDIQRVVARQYNVSRSDLLSSRRTANVVRPRQVAMYLAKTLTLRSLPEIGRRFGGRDHTTVLHAVRKIEALVSKDTALSEEVESLKRQLQE
- the dnaN gene encoding DNA polymerase III subunit beta gives rise to the protein MKVTVERAQLLKSLGHVHRVVERRNTIPILGNVLVRAENAKLSLKATDLDLEVTETLPAETATAGSTTVPAHMFYDIVRKLPDGSQIVLEADGDRAVLAIRAGRSRFTLQTLPENDFPDLAAGDMSHSFSLAAKDVKRLIDRTQFAISTEETRYYLNGIYLHAAGTAKAATLRGVATDGHRLAQLDLVQPKGAEGMPGVIVPRKTVGEVQRLIEDTEAEMTIELSQAKIRFTIGNVVLTSKLIDGTFPDYGRVIPQGNDKELVVDKKDFENAVDRVSTISSERGRAVKLSLSAGKLVLSVTNPDSGSATEELEVEYASDALDIGFNSRYLLDIAAQIEGDVATLRLADPGSPTLVQDRDDKSALYVLMPMRV